The following proteins come from a genomic window of Nostoc sp. ATCC 53789:
- a CDS encoding DUF362 domain-containing protein, which translates to MQTQKSSVSLIRAISYEREALRESLVTLLEPFGGIAAFVKKGDRVLLKPNLLTGSRPGKECITRAELVYEVAQMVIEVGGKPFLGDSPAFGSAKGVAIANGYLPILEELNLPIIDFQGQRYQTISDNFNHLRLSKEAMEADVVINLPKVKSHAQLTLTLGVKNLFGCVPGKMKAWWHMEAGKDANRFGEMLVETARAINPNLTILDGIIGHEGNGPSNGEPRQLGILAAASDIFALDRAMVEILNVPPEQVPTVAASQRLGVCPELAAIEFPHLNPDLLKIEDWRLPDKLMPIDFGMPRVIKSTFKHLYTRFIKEPISVYGRN; encoded by the coding sequence ATGCAGACTCAAAAATCATCTGTCAGTCTGATTCGGGCTATATCCTACGAACGAGAGGCTTTACGAGAATCTTTAGTTACACTGCTGGAACCTTTTGGAGGAATAGCAGCGTTTGTAAAAAAAGGCGATCGCGTTTTACTCAAACCAAATCTACTTACAGGCTCACGTCCTGGTAAAGAGTGTATCACCCGTGCAGAGCTAGTTTACGAAGTTGCCCAGATGGTAATTGAGGTTGGCGGTAAGCCATTTTTGGGCGATAGTCCTGCTTTTGGTAGTGCCAAGGGCGTAGCAATAGCAAATGGCTATCTGCCTATTTTAGAAGAACTCAATCTTCCCATCATCGATTTTCAAGGTCAGCGTTACCAAACAATTAGTGATAACTTTAACCATCTGCGACTGTCTAAAGAAGCAATGGAAGCAGACGTAGTAATTAATCTACCTAAAGTTAAATCACATGCCCAGTTGACATTAACACTGGGCGTAAAAAACTTGTTTGGTTGCGTCCCTGGCAAAATGAAAGCTTGGTGGCACATGGAAGCCGGAAAAGATGCGAATAGATTTGGTGAAATGTTAGTAGAAACTGCTAGAGCAATTAACCCTAACTTAACCATATTAGATGGCATCATCGGTCATGAAGGAAATGGCCCTAGTAATGGTGAACCTCGCCAACTGGGAATTTTAGCAGCCGCATCAGATATATTTGCTTTAGATCGAGCAATGGTAGAAATCCTCAATGTTCCTCCTGAACAAGTACCTACAGTTGCAGCTTCTCAAAGGCTAGGAGTTTGTCCAGAACTTGCTGCTATCGAGTTTCCACATTTAAATCCCGACTTATTAAAAATAGAAGATTGGCGGCTACCAGACAAGTTGATGCCCATTGATTTTGGTATGCCTCGCGTAATTAAGTCTACCTTTAAGCATCTTTACACCCGATTTATCAAAGAACCAATTAGTGTTTACGGAAGGAACTGA
- a CDS encoding ATP-binding protein has translation MNLDLSTPLQLVGRSLEFQRIVEVLAQDGDLLITGVPGSGRRTLVRGAAQEVGAIVLEIDCIRATDGERFILLLTETISQNWEAAQIQDWVSNFGNEFFAFHPEGKLKSLRSLNQKQLWQAFEILLNLLQIMAIALNKRVVLILQSFPHIRSWDRNGLWEATFRREINVQSHVSYVLVATIAEISHHPDETNYPLETIQLAPLANDVLALWAREILHIQGMKFDSRSQALQLFLDAVQGHIGDAMAIIRRLQTFSYPDGLISEAAVQQAIEGLLKDLSLVFESLLMLLPANQVHLLESLALDPTDKPQSKEYIQKHGLSRGGSLQGSLTGLQNKGLIYSAEQGYQLALPLLALWLRQRLS, from the coding sequence GTGAATTTGGATTTGTCTACTCCTTTACAATTAGTTGGGCGATCGCTAGAATTTCAGCGGATTGTCGAAGTACTAGCCCAAGATGGAGACTTGCTGATTACTGGCGTACCTGGTAGTGGGCGACGAACTTTAGTGCGAGGGGCTGCTCAAGAAGTTGGTGCGATCGTCTTGGAGATAGACTGCATCCGCGCGACAGATGGAGAGCGATTTATCCTCCTGCTAACAGAGACAATTAGCCAAAACTGGGAAGCAGCACAAATTCAAGACTGGGTAAGCAACTTTGGGAATGAGTTTTTTGCTTTTCATCCAGAAGGCAAACTTAAGTCATTGCGTTCCCTGAACCAAAAGCAGTTATGGCAAGCATTTGAAATTTTGCTCAATTTGCTCCAAATTATGGCTATTGCTTTAAATAAGCGGGTAGTGCTGATTTTGCAGAGTTTTCCGCACATTCGCTCTTGGGATCGTAATGGTTTGTGGGAAGCCACATTCAGACGAGAAATCAATGTACAAAGTCATGTCAGCTACGTCTTAGTAGCAACCATAGCTGAGATCAGCCATCATCCAGATGAGACAAACTATCCGCTAGAAACTATACAGTTAGCTCCCTTAGCTAATGACGTTTTGGCATTGTGGGCTAGGGAGATATTGCATATACAAGGAATGAAATTTGATTCTCGCTCCCAAGCACTACAATTATTTTTAGATGCCGTCCAAGGACACATTGGCGACGCAATGGCAATAATTCGCCGCCTGCAAACTTTTTCTTATCCTGATGGGTTAATTAGTGAAGCAGCAGTACAGCAGGCAATAGAAGGATTGCTCAAAGACTTGTCTTTAGTTTTTGAATCTTTACTCATGTTATTGCCAGCCAATCAGGTGCATCTTTTAGAATCTTTGGCTTTAGATCCTACAGATAAACCACAAAGTAAAGAATATATTCAAAAACATGGTCTTTCAAGAGGTGGTAGTCTTCAGGGATCGCTGACTGGATTACAGAACAAAGGTTTAATTTATAGTGCTGAACAGGGTTATCAACTAGCGTTACCTTTATTGGCTTTGTGGTTACGGCAGAGGTTAAGCTAG
- a CDS encoding HAD-IC family P-type ATPase, translating into MVQAASPIAPQEKQSTVWHTLEISETIAHLHSDAENGLSSAVAKHLLSEVGANELTGKKSKAWWLKFLLQFNQPLLIILLCAGLVKALTGSLVNAGVIWGVTTTNAIIGFIQESKAESAIAALAKAITTEATIIRDGQKLRIASGELVPGDIVLLTSGDKVPADLRLIKVKNLQIDESALTGESVAVEKNTQILKPDIALAERKNMAYAGGFVTFGQGTGVVVATGNSTETGRISQLMEQHTDISTPLTRKFNKFSQNWLYMVLGLAALCFVVGLSFRGFQEALEAAVALTVSAIPEGLPAVVTVTLAIGVSRMARRNAIIRKLPAVETLGSATVICSDKTGTLTENQMTVQAIYAGGYQYTLTGIGYTPEGEILIDDKPVNLNSHKGLQECLIAGLLCNDSHLEKKNGRWVVMGDPTEGALIASANKAGFSQPTLLKQMLKVDAIPFESDFQYMATLHATPQGKTIYVKGSVEAIIQRCTLMLNTDGQPRPLDCVETLRQSSIEREVNIMARQGLRVLALAKKLVPDGQNTLDHPDIDTGLIFIGLQGMIDPPRESAIKAVQACQEAGIEVKMITGDHAITAQAIAYRMGINKNGSVLAFTGAELAKMDKTELAEVAQEGVVFARVAPEQKLRLVEALQSKGEIVAMTGDGVNDAPALKQADIGIAMGGTGTEVAKEAADMLLTDDNFASIEAAIEEGRAVYKNLLKAICFILPVNGGESMTILISTLLARDLPILSLQVLWLNMLNSITMTVPLAFEPKAQNVMQKAPRHPNEPLISGSRLQRILAISLFNWIVIFGVFEYIRQTTGNIDLARTMAINALIAGRIFYLLSISQLIPNLIAKMDGTIKENVDIPAIGFGILGAIILQIIFAHVPLINEVFETAPLNLQQWLFCLAVGSPMILWATVVNRFDPPN; encoded by the coding sequence ATGGTACAGGCAGCATCTCCCATCGCACCCCAAGAAAAGCAATCCACCGTTTGGCATACTTTGGAAATTTCTGAAACGATCGCTCACTTGCATAGTGATGCTGAGAATGGTTTGAGTAGTGCAGTAGCCAAACACTTATTGTCTGAAGTGGGAGCAAACGAACTCACAGGCAAGAAAAGCAAAGCTTGGTGGTTAAAATTTTTACTGCAATTTAACCAACCACTGCTGATTATTTTGTTGTGTGCGGGTTTAGTAAAGGCGCTAACTGGCAGCTTGGTGAATGCTGGTGTTATTTGGGGAGTGACTACCACCAACGCCATCATTGGATTTATTCAAGAATCAAAAGCCGAAAGTGCGATCGCAGCCCTCGCCAAAGCAATTACCACCGAAGCAACTATCATCCGAGATGGTCAAAAATTACGCATTGCTTCTGGTGAGTTAGTGCCTGGAGATATTGTTTTACTAACTTCTGGTGATAAAGTACCAGCAGATTTACGGTTAATTAAAGTTAAAAATTTACAAATAGATGAATCTGCCCTGACTGGTGAATCTGTAGCGGTAGAAAAGAATACTCAAATTTTAAAGCCAGATATTGCTCTCGCCGAGCGCAAAAATATGGCTTATGCGGGTGGCTTCGTTACCTTTGGGCAAGGTACTGGTGTTGTAGTTGCCACAGGGAACAGCACAGAAACAGGGCGAATTTCTCAGTTAATGGAGCAGCACACAGATATTTCTACTCCCTTAACTAGAAAATTCAATAAATTCAGCCAGAATTGGCTGTATATGGTGTTAGGATTAGCAGCCCTCTGCTTTGTAGTGGGATTAAGCTTTCGAGGTTTTCAAGAAGCTTTAGAAGCAGCAGTCGCTTTAACAGTCAGTGCGATTCCTGAAGGATTACCAGCAGTCGTGACAGTCACCCTAGCCATAGGTGTTTCTCGGATGGCACGACGCAACGCCATTATCCGCAAATTACCAGCCGTAGAAACCTTGGGAAGTGCAACTGTTATTTGCTCTGATAAAACTGGGACTTTGACAGAAAACCAGATGACAGTACAGGCAATTTATGCGGGGGGATATCAATATACTCTCACTGGTATCGGTTACACACCGGAAGGCGAAATCCTGATAGATGACAAACCCGTGAACCTCAACAGCCATAAAGGTTTGCAAGAATGTTTAATCGCAGGCTTGTTGTGTAACGATTCCCATTTAGAAAAGAAAAATGGTAGGTGGGTAGTAATGGGAGATCCCACAGAAGGGGCATTAATTGCATCAGCAAATAAAGCAGGTTTTAGTCAGCCTACCTTACTTAAGCAAATGCTAAAGGTAGATGCGATTCCCTTTGAATCAGACTTTCAATACATGGCGACTTTGCACGCCACACCCCAAGGTAAGACTATTTATGTCAAGGGTTCAGTCGAGGCTATTATTCAGCGTTGCACTCTGATGTTGAACACTGATGGACAACCCCGCCCGTTAGATTGTGTAGAAACATTACGGCAAAGCAGCATCGAGCGGGAAGTCAATATTATGGCACGGCAAGGCTTGCGGGTATTAGCTTTAGCGAAAAAACTAGTACCCGATGGGCAAAATACCCTAGATCATCCAGATATTGATACCGGGTTAATTTTCATCGGCTTGCAGGGAATGATTGATCCGCCGCGTGAGAGTGCGATTAAGGCAGTACAAGCCTGTCAGGAAGCGGGAATTGAGGTCAAAATGATCACTGGCGATCATGCTATCACAGCACAGGCGATCGCTTATCGCATGGGCATCAACAAAAATGGCTCAGTTCTGGCTTTCACAGGTGCAGAACTAGCAAAGATGGATAAAACAGAACTTGCCGAAGTTGCCCAAGAAGGTGTAGTTTTTGCCCGTGTCGCCCCAGAACAAAAGCTACGTTTAGTCGAAGCTTTGCAATCAAAAGGTGAAATCGTTGCCATGACAGGAGATGGTGTCAACGATGCACCAGCCTTAAAACAAGCAGATATTGGTATTGCGATGGGTGGTACTGGTACAGAAGTTGCCAAAGAAGCCGCAGATATGCTGCTTACCGATGATAATTTTGCCTCCATTGAAGCTGCTATAGAAGAAGGACGGGCAGTTTATAAAAATCTGCTCAAGGCAATTTGCTTTATTTTGCCTGTCAACGGTGGTGAATCAATGACAATTTTAATTAGCACATTGCTAGCCAGAGATTTACCAATTTTATCTTTACAAGTTCTGTGGCTAAATATGCTCAATTCTATTACTATGACAGTGCCTTTAGCCTTTGAGCCAAAAGCGCAAAACGTCATGCAAAAAGCGCCTCGTCATCCTAATGAACCATTAATTTCAGGGAGTCGGTTACAACGAATTTTGGCAATTTCTCTATTTAATTGGATTGTCATATTTGGAGTATTTGAATATATCCGCCAAACTACGGGTAATATCGATTTAGCGAGAACAATGGCGATTAACGCTCTCATTGCTGGACGGATATTCTATTTATTGAGTATTAGTCAATTAATTCCGAATTTGATTGCCAAGATGGACGGCACAATTAAAGAAAACGTTGATATTCCTGCTATTGGCTTTGGGATTTTAGGAGCAATTATTTTGCAAATTATTTTTGCTCATGTGCCATTAATTAATGAAGTTTTTGAAACAGCACCATTAAACTTGCAGCAGTGGCTATTTTGTTTAGCAGTTGGTTCACCAATGATTTTGTGGGCTACAGTAGTAAATCGTTTTGATCCGCCAAATTAA